The window GCAAGGATGATTGCCCAGGAGATGGGTGATTACTATGTTGATACAGAACATATCCTTTTAGGGATAATAGAGGAAGGGGAGGGGATGGCGATAAAGATACTTGAAGAACTTGGTGTTGACCCTGAGAAGTTAAGGGAGGAACTCTATATTCTTATAGAGGAGAAAAAATTCGGTTCAGGTAGAACCAAAAGAGAGTCTTCTCAGAGGAGGACAAAGACTCCAACCCTTGACCAGTTTTCAAGGGATCTAACCCACCTTGCTTTGAATGATAAGCTGGATCCTGTTATTGGCAGAGAGAAGGAAATTCAGAGAGTGATAGAGATACTGTGCAGAAGAACGAAAAACAACCCTGTGCTTATAGGAGATCCAGGTGTTGGTAAAACTGCCATTGTTGAAGGACTTGCTCAGAAGATAGTTAAAGGTGAGATACCAGATTTGTTGAAGAATAAAAGAATTGTTGCCCTTGACCTCTCTTCTCTTGTGGCAGGCACAAAGTACAGAGGTGAGTTTGAGGAGAGGATGAAGAGGGTACTGAATGAGATTAAGAGGGCGAAGGGAGAGATAATTCTCTTCCTTGATGAACTTCACACCCTTGTGGGTGCAGGAAGTGCAGAGGGAGCAATTGATGCATCCAACATATTAAAACCTGCTCTTGCAAGAGGCGAACTTCAGTGCATTGGAGCAACCACCTTAAAGGATTATAGAAAGTATATTGAGAGGGATTCTGCCCTTGAGAGGAGATTCCAGCCAATAATAGTTGAAGAACCAAGTTTTGACGATACCATTAAAATTCTTAAAGGTTTAAGACCAAAGTATGAGGCTCACCATAAGGTAAAGATACCTGATGAGACCCTTGTTGAGGCGGTGAAGCTTTCAACAAGATATATAACATCAAGATTTCTTCCTGATAAAGCTATAGATTTAATAGATGAGGCAAGTTCAAAGGTTAGACTCCGCTCAAGTGTGACACCACCAGATATAGTTGAGCTTGAGGAGAGAGTGAAGGATATCAAGGATAAGAAGATAAAAGCCATACAATCACAGAGGTTTGAGGAAGCAGCAAAATTGAGAGACAAGGAGCAGAGATTGAGAGCTCTGATTGAAGAGAAGAGGGAGAAGTGGAAAAAGGAAAGAGAGGAGAAGTTCCCTACTGTGAAGGCAGATGATGTTGCTGAAGTGGTTTCCACATGGACAGGTATTCCTGTTACAAGGATAATGGTGAAGGAGAGAGAAAAGATTCTTCATCTTGAGGAGGAACTTCATAAGAGAATAGTAGATCAGGAGGAGGCAGTAAAGGTTATATCAAAGGCAATAAGGAGGGCGAAAGCTGGTCTTAAAGATCCAGATAGACCAATCGGCTCCTTCCTCTTTCTTGGACCAACAGGTGTTGGAAAGACAGAACTTGCAAGGGCACTTGCAGAGATACTATTTGGTAGCGAAGATTCTCTTATAAGATTGGACATGAGTGAATATATGGAGAAGTTTTCTGTCTCAAGATTAATTGGTTCTCCACCGGGATATGTGGGTTATGATGAGGGAGGACAACTCACAGAAGCTGTTAGGAGAAGACCCTATTCTATAATTCTTTTTGATGAGATAGAGAAGGCACATCCAGAGGTATTTAACATTCTTCTTCAGATTCTTGATTCTGGAAGACTCACAGACTCTCAGGGCCACACTGTGGATTTTAGAAATACCATCATAATACTTACTTCAAACATAGGGACTAATTTTGAATCGATGAAGAAATTTGGTTTTATCAAAGAGGATGATGAAAACTACACAGAGTTAAAGAATAGGGTTCTTTCTGATCTTAAAAAGACATTCAAACCAGAGCTTTTGAATAGAATTGATGAGGTTGTAGTCTTTAAACCCCTTACTAAAGAGGAGGTAAAGAAGATACTTGAGATAATGATGAAGAGGGTGAGAAAAGAACTTGACGAGAAGAATATAACCCTTGAACTTACAGAAAGTGCAAAAGATTTTCTCGTGGAGAAGGGTTTTGATAAGAGATTTGGTGCAAGACCATTGTGGAGAACAATTTTAAGAGAACTTGAAAATCCTCTCTCAGAGAAACTCCTTGAGGGAGTATTTCAGGAAGGTGATACAATCCTTGTTGATAGAGAAGGGGATGAGCTAAGCTTTAAAAAAGTTGAGAAAAAAGAAATCCTATCAAAGAGTTAGTTATATAGATGTTTTAAAAGAGATAGAAAAGAAGAAGATATTTCCATTTTATGTTCTTCAAGGAAATGGTAGGTATATAAAAAATCAGGTAATTGAAAAATTAAAGGATGCACTAAAAGTTGATTCTATAAGTTTGATAGATGGAAAGGGAAGGGATTTCTCAAGTGTTGTGAGGGAGATAAACTCTCCCTCCTTCTTTTTTTCCTCAGCCCTTTTCTATGTTAAAGATGCTGGAAGGATAAAGGGATTTAAGTGGGAGAAAATTGAGAAAGATAACAGAGTTGTTGTTTTTGATGATTCAGAGGGGAAAATACCCACTCCACCAAAACCATTTTC of the Caldisericia bacterium genome contains:
- a CDS encoding ATP-dependent Clp protease ATP-binding subunit; this translates as MEFWDYLTDSSRQAFFFAQEEAQRMNNNYIGTEHILLGLSRLGQGIASQALSMFHVEYGQVASKVREMVAGIGSGEVYYSSKKIILTPRVKRILELARMIAQEMGDYYVDTEHILLGIIEEGEGMAIKILEELGVDPEKLREELYILIEEKKFGSGRTKRESSQRRTKTPTLDQFSRDLTHLALNDKLDPVIGREKEIQRVIEILCRRTKNNPVLIGDPGVGKTAIVEGLAQKIVKGEIPDLLKNKRIVALDLSSLVAGTKYRGEFEERMKRVLNEIKRAKGEIILFLDELHTLVGAGSAEGAIDASNILKPALARGELQCIGATTLKDYRKYIERDSALERRFQPIIVEEPSFDDTIKILKGLRPKYEAHHKVKIPDETLVEAVKLSTRYITSRFLPDKAIDLIDEASSKVRLRSSVTPPDIVELEERVKDIKDKKIKAIQSQRFEEAAKLRDKEQRLRALIEEKREKWKKEREEKFPTVKADDVAEVVSTWTGIPVTRIMVKEREKILHLEEELHKRIVDQEEAVKVISKAIRRAKAGLKDPDRPIGSFLFLGPTGVGKTELARALAEILFGSEDSLIRLDMSEYMEKFSVSRLIGSPPGYVGYDEGGQLTEAVRRRPYSIILFDEIEKAHPEVFNILLQILDSGRLTDSQGHTVDFRNTIIILTSNIGTNFESMKKFGFIKEDDENYTELKNRVLSDLKKTFKPELLNRIDEVVVFKPLTKEEVKKILEIMMKRVRKELDEKNITLELTESAKDFLVEKGFDKRFGARPLWRTILRELENPLSEKLLEGVFQEGDTILVDREGDELSFKKVEKKEILSKS